In Molothrus aeneus isolate 106 chromosome 3, BPBGC_Maene_1.0, whole genome shotgun sequence, a single genomic region encodes these proteins:
- the LOC136554257 gene encoding zinc finger protein 501-like codes for MCAECAECQKSFRRLSHLTVHLRSHTGERPYECDKCRKSFQSWANLLLHQRIHTEERPFRCPDCGKGFKQHSHLITHQRIHSGEKPHECPECGKRFRHNSALTRHQRRHH; via the coding sequence atgTGTGCGGAGTGTGCGGAGTGTCAGAAGAGTTTCAGGAGGCTCTCCCACCTGACTGTCCACCTGAGGAGCCACAccggggagaggccctacgagtgtgacAAATGCAGGAAGAGCTTTCAGAGTTGGGCCAatctcctcctgcaccagcggattcacacagaggagaggcccttccgctgccctgactgtgggaagggcttcaagCAGCACTCCCACCTCATCACCCACCAGCGCATCCACAGCGGGGAGAAGCCCCATGAGTGTCCCGAGTGTGGGAAAAGATTCAGGCACAACTCAGCCTTGACCagacaccaacggaggcaccaCTAA